Proteins from one Niallia circulans genomic window:
- a CDS encoding sulfurtransferase, with protein sequence MKFTVEADWLRNNLAEKDIRVIDCRFELARPEAGRKQFEAGHIPGSVYFDLEKDLSAPVKQHGGRHPLPELDILKEKLEKAGIGNNTTVVAYDNGEGAFAGRLWWLISYMGHDNVYILNGGMKAWLEQEYPLTTELSTYETTSYIFKMNPEIAASYEEVKAIVQANIEGVVLIDSREYKRFTGEVEPIDKKSGHIPGAINKVWTSGLENGRFKEAGEQKERFRELDPNKHYIVYCGSGVTATPNFLALKAAGYRNVKLYPGSFSDWISYDDNKVCTIKK encoded by the coding sequence ATGAAATTCACAGTGGAAGCCGATTGGCTTCGTAATAACTTGGCTGAAAAGGATATTAGGGTGATTGATTGCCGGTTTGAGCTGGCAAGACCTGAAGCAGGCCGAAAACAATTTGAGGCAGGCCATATCCCTGGAAGTGTTTATTTTGATTTAGAAAAGGATCTGTCAGCACCTGTGAAACAGCATGGCGGAAGACATCCCTTGCCTGAACTTGATATCTTGAAAGAGAAGCTAGAGAAAGCTGGCATAGGAAATAATACAACTGTCGTTGCATATGACAATGGTGAAGGAGCGTTTGCTGGCAGACTTTGGTGGCTGATAAGCTATATGGGGCATGATAATGTCTATATCTTGAATGGCGGAATGAAAGCATGGCTTGAGCAAGAGTACCCGCTAACAACAGAACTATCTACATATGAAACAACTTCATATATTTTTAAAATGAATCCAGAAATTGCCGCCTCCTATGAAGAAGTGAAAGCAATAGTCCAAGCGAATATTGAGGGTGTTGTATTAATCGATTCAAGAGAGTACAAAAGGTTCACAGGTGAGGTAGAGCCAATTGATAAAAAAAGCGGTCATATTCCTGGAGCGATTAATAAGGTGTGGACTAGTGGGCTGGAAAATGGCAGATTTAAAGAAGCCGGAGAACAAAAGGAGCGCTTCCGTGAGTTAGATCCTAACAAGCACTATATTGTTTATTGCGGCTCTGGCGTAACTGCGACACCTAATTTTCTAGCATTAAAAGCAGCTGGTTATCGAAATGTTAAGCTTTATCCAGGAAGCTTCAGTGATTGGATATCTTATGACGACAACAAGGTTTGCACGATAAAAAAATGA
- a CDS encoding 5'-3' exonuclease → MALLFRAYFATAVTGQFMINSKGIPTNAIHGFVKHFFTAIDHFNPSHVAVCWDMGSKTFRTEMYPDYKANRSEAPVELMPQFNIVKEVVESFDIPNIGVVGFEADDCIGTIAKKMKGSAHVTILTGDQDILQLLDDHISVALVKKGYGNYLVHTPNSFFEEKGIAPKQMIDLKALMGDTSDNYPGVKGIGEKTALKLLQSHMHIEGILENLVSLTKGQRAKIEADLDMLHLSRKLAEIKCDVPVDCLLEESIYRIAPDKAIAKFRELEFKHFDTLVQHKNEALA, encoded by the coding sequence ATGGCCCTTTTGTTCAGGGCTTATTTTGCAACAGCTGTTACAGGACAATTTATGATTAATTCGAAGGGAATCCCGACGAATGCGATACATGGATTTGTGAAACATTTCTTTACTGCTATTGACCATTTTAACCCATCACACGTTGCGGTTTGCTGGGATATGGGCAGCAAAACCTTCCGAACAGAAATGTATCCTGACTATAAAGCAAACAGATCAGAGGCGCCAGTAGAATTAATGCCGCAGTTTAATATAGTCAAGGAAGTAGTGGAAAGCTTTGATATCCCTAATATAGGTGTTGTCGGTTTTGAAGCAGATGATTGCATCGGCACAATCGCCAAGAAAATGAAGGGGTCTGCTCATGTAACTATATTAACAGGTGATCAAGATATTCTTCAGCTCCTTGATGATCACATCAGTGTTGCGCTTGTGAAAAAAGGATACGGCAATTATTTGGTCCACACCCCAAACAGCTTCTTTGAAGAAAAAGGAATAGCACCTAAGCAAATGATTGACTTGAAGGCGCTTATGGGTGATACAAGTGATAATTATCCAGGAGTAAAAGGCATTGGCGAAAAAACAGCATTGAAATTGCTGCAGAGTCACATGCATATTGAAGGAATTCTGGAAAACCTTGTGTCGTTGACAAAAGGTCAGCGTGCTAAAATTGAAGCAGATTTGGACATGCTACACCTCAGCAGAAAACTGGCAGAAATAAAATGTGACGTGCCAGTGGATTGTTTATTGGAGGAAAGCATTTACCGAATTGCTCCAGACAAAGCAATTGCTAAATTTAGAGAGCTTGAATTTAAGCATTTCGACACGCTTGTCCAACATAAAAACGAGGCACTTGCATAA
- the sspL gene encoding small, acid-soluble spore protein L, whose protein sequence is MSKDRNKGTAASGVNPQGFGGGDQTPAPKSKLENAAKKKNTK, encoded by the coding sequence ATGAGTAAGGACAGAAACAAAGGAACAGCTGCAAGTGGAGTAAACCCGCAAGGATTTGGGGGCGGAGATCAAACACCTGCACCGAAAAGCAAGCTTGAAAATGCGGCAAAAAAGAAAAATACTAAATGA
- a CDS encoding divergent PAP2 family protein, whose amino-acid sequence MNKGVYVALTSIGLAQFLKIPIHYVKTKKWDNRLFFQTGGMPSSHSAGVSSLTTFIALRRGVPTIDFALSLVYGLIVMYDAQGIRRQTGELTLKVNDLGDLMEKLKTDEKVPFEEKQPKRLKEMLGHQPQEVVGGALLGVAMGTLGHILLKNDRKMSKNKVTWK is encoded by the coding sequence ATGAATAAGGGAGTTTACGTTGCTTTGACTAGCATCGGATTGGCTCAATTTTTGAAAATCCCAATCCATTATGTGAAAACAAAAAAATGGGATAACCGTCTTTTTTTTCAAACGGGAGGAATGCCGAGCTCCCATTCTGCAGGGGTCTCTTCTTTAACTACATTCATCGCTTTAAGGCGGGGAGTACCTACGATTGACTTTGCTTTGTCCTTAGTTTACGGACTGATTGTTATGTATGATGCCCAAGGAATTAGGCGGCAAACTGGTGAATTGACTTTGAAGGTAAATGATTTGGGAGACTTAATGGAAAAGCTGAAAACAGATGAAAAGGTCCCTTTTGAAGAAAAGCAGCCAAAGCGTTTGAAAGAGATGCTTGGCCATCAGCCTCAGGAAGTTGTTGGAGGCGCTTTACTTGGTGTTGCTATGGGAACTTTAGGCCATATTCTTCTAAAAAATGATAGAAAAATGTCGAAGAATAAAGTAACATGGAAATAA
- a CDS encoding DUF6123 family protein — translation MKTLEEYLLFLESKGFSFGEDAVGFIYFGKAYTNAADELINTAIECTLKIQKHFDGSFYMSLLERFVKAQVKTRKEALRYLKDEQLFPL, via the coding sequence TTGAAGACATTAGAAGAGTATTTGCTGTTTCTAGAAAGCAAAGGCTTTTCATTCGGGGAAGATGCGGTTGGCTTTATTTACTTCGGAAAAGCTTATACAAATGCAGCAGATGAGTTAATTAACACAGCTATCGAGTGTACCCTAAAGATACAGAAGCATTTCGATGGCAGCTTCTATATGTCCTTGCTTGAGCGTTTTGTTAAGGCTCAGGTGAAAACGAGGAAGGAAGCGTTACGATACTTAAAAGATGAACAGTTATTCCCCCTTTAA
- a CDS encoding DMT family transporter — protein MISKNKQANILLLAVALIWGSTFVLVQNAISFLEPLLFNGVRFFIAFLFLLLWLLLFHRHLLKELNTSTFAAGVVLGFCLFIGYAFQTIGLLYTSSSKAGFITGLSVVLVPLFLLLFFKHKLSVNSTIGIAFATAGLYAITIGSSLSLNVGDGFVLICAVGFAMQIVLTGTYSSKHSALLLTIVQIFTVSALSFIGSLSFEDWSKLNISSFAKSDVLLALFVTSIFATALAFVIQTSLQKYTNASTVALIFATEPVFASATAYIFAGERLTVSAFIGCFLILFGMIVTELPMQKFMPVLKQKSG, from the coding sequence GTGATTTCTAAAAACAAACAGGCAAACATCCTCTTGCTTGCAGTTGCACTTATCTGGGGCTCAACCTTTGTTCTTGTCCAAAATGCTATCTCATTTCTAGAACCGCTCCTTTTTAATGGGGTTCGCTTTTTTATTGCATTTTTATTTTTGTTGCTTTGGCTGCTCTTGTTTCACCGTCATCTGCTGAAAGAGCTGAATACGTCAACTTTTGCTGCGGGTGTTGTGCTTGGTTTTTGTTTATTTATAGGATACGCCTTTCAAACAATAGGGCTGCTTTACACCTCTTCTTCAAAAGCTGGCTTTATAACCGGACTTAGCGTAGTGTTAGTTCCATTGTTTTTACTTTTGTTTTTTAAGCACAAGCTCTCTGTCAATAGTACGATAGGCATCGCGTTTGCCACAGCTGGTCTCTATGCCATAACGATTGGGTCATCCTTATCATTGAATGTCGGCGACGGGTTTGTCCTTATATGCGCTGTAGGCTTTGCGATGCAGATTGTTTTAACAGGTACATACAGCAGCAAGCATTCTGCCCTTTTGCTGACAATTGTCCAAATATTTACTGTCTCTGCACTATCCTTTATCGGAAGCTTGTCTTTTGAAGATTGGAGCAAATTAAATATATCTAGCTTTGCTAAATCAGATGTATTGCTTGCATTGTTCGTCACGTCTATTTTTGCTACAGCACTTGCCTTTGTTATCCAGACTTCGCTGCAGAAATATACAAATGCAAGTACTGTTGCCTTGATATTTGCGACTGAGCCTGTATTTGCATCAGCTACTGCTTATATTTTTGCAGGGGAAAGGTTAACAGTAAGTGCATTTATTGGTTGTTTTTTGATTCTATTTGGCATGATTGTCACAGAATTACCAATGCAAAAATTCATGCCGGTATTGAAACAAAAGTCAGGATAA
- a CDS encoding reverse transcriptase-like protein, which yields MIEVYIDGASAGNPGPSGAGIFIKGHGSAEKYSIPLGSMSNHEAEYYALIHGLRICLEKNYKTVSFRTDSKTVDSAVDKRFAKNKMFAPLLEEALLLADKLDLFFIKWIPSAENKTADELARIAIRKNKPEGQSRDF from the coding sequence ATGATAGAAGTCTACATCGATGGTGCAAGTGCTGGAAATCCCGGTCCAAGCGGTGCCGGTATTTTCATTAAAGGGCATGGAAGTGCTGAAAAATATTCTATCCCACTTGGCAGCATGAGCAACCATGAAGCCGAATATTATGCGTTAATTCACGGCTTAAGAATCTGTTTAGAAAAAAACTACAAAACAGTTAGTTTTCGGACAGACTCTAAAACAGTCGACAGCGCTGTGGATAAGCGCTTTGCCAAAAACAAAATGTTCGCACCACTTCTAGAAGAGGCACTGCTTTTAGCAGACAAGCTTGACCTATTCTTTATTAAATGGATTCCGAGTGCAGAAAATAAAACCGCTGATGAACTAGCAAGAATAGCCATTCGCAAAAATAAACCGGAAGGACAAAGCCGTGATTTCTAA
- a CDS encoding reverse transcriptase-like protein: MKYKLEYKYRVKKEEVFFTSDWMVQSTAIVIGEDLEKNKQGIDLTFYDENGTEWNLKELIKLHAEVEEEPHDFTIFFDGGYRKETNTAGLGVILYFNQGKKKYRIRANELFHEMETNNEAEYAALYHALNLLEELEVKGVTCEFKGDSQVVLNQLSGEWPCYEEALNKWLDRIEKKLSDLKINAIYTPIGRNENKEADKLATQALAEKRIYSKMQII, translated from the coding sequence ATGAAATATAAGCTTGAATATAAATACCGCGTTAAAAAAGAAGAAGTGTTTTTTACATCCGATTGGATGGTGCAATCTACGGCTATAGTAATCGGTGAAGATTTGGAGAAGAACAAGCAAGGCATTGATCTGACTTTTTATGATGAAAACGGGACAGAATGGAATTTAAAGGAGCTGATTAAGCTTCATGCAGAAGTGGAAGAGGAGCCGCATGATTTTACGATTTTCTTTGATGGCGGATATCGGAAGGAAACCAATACTGCAGGGCTTGGGGTAATTCTTTATTTTAATCAGGGCAAAAAGAAATACAGGATTCGGGCAAATGAATTGTTTCACGAGATGGAAACAAATAATGAGGCTGAATATGCTGCCCTTTATCATGCATTGAATTTATTAGAGGAATTGGAAGTCAAAGGAGTTACCTGTGAATTTAAAGGTGATTCCCAGGTTGTACTGAATCAATTATCTGGTGAATGGCCATGTTATGAGGAGGCGCTTAATAAATGGCTTGATCGGATTGAAAAAAAACTCTCCGATTTAAAAATCAATGCTATTTATACACCTATTGGTCGAAATGAAAATAAAGAAGCAGATAAATTGGCTACACAGGCCCTTGCTGAAAAAAGAATTTACAGCAAAATGCAAATTATATAA
- a CDS encoding zinc-finger domain-containing protein has product MSDRKKWLQRAENLMNDYCKGCFLYEHNKTDKGKRHAHRFCISECTVGLEIKKYGDMLAGNIKEEDKKS; this is encoded by the coding sequence GTGAGCGATAGAAAGAAATGGCTGCAGCGTGCAGAAAACCTGATGAATGATTATTGTAAAGGCTGTTTTTTGTATGAGCATAACAAAACAGACAAAGGAAAAAGGCATGCACATCGGTTTTGTATATCAGAATGCACGGTTGGATTAGAAATAAAAAAATACGGTGACATGCTTGCAGGGAATATTAAAGAGGAAGATAAAAAGAGCTGA
- the cspD gene encoding cold-shock protein CspD, with protein MQNGKVKWFNNEKGFGFIEVEGGDDVFVHFTAIQGDGFKSLEEGQEVSFEIVEGNRGPQAANVTKL; from the coding sequence ATGCAAAACGGTAAAGTAAAATGGTTCAACAATGAAAAAGGTTTTGGATTCATCGAAGTTGAAGGCGGAGACGATGTATTCGTTCACTTCACAGCTATTCAAGGTGACGGTTTCAAATCACTTGAAGAAGGTCAAGAAGTTTCTTTCGAAATCGTTGAAGGAAATCGCGGACCTCAAGCTGCTAACGTTACAAAACTATAA
- a CDS encoding aromatic acid exporter family protein, translating to MIISLLKKYKIGYRTFKTAVAVSLGITVAQLCNLDFFVSSAIITILCVQNSKRKSLHSAFARFVACMMAIPFSYVFFELIGYKPYAIGLLLLLFIPATVILKVNEGVVTSTVIILHIYSAGHINMAVIENEFALIVIGIGAALLVNSYMPSLDKEMKIYQQKIEKDFQEMLQGMVEFLRTNELAFDYKQKLTQTAKEVQIAKSLAYRDVENHFTRKENYYYKYFTIREKQLEIIEGLFAKVTTVSSLSEQRHSIADFLEELSLCVHPGNTAQLFLSKLERLEEEIRTQDLPQDWDLFAEQAQLYYVLKELEQYLKVKKSLKVAYN from the coding sequence ATGATCATAAGCTTATTAAAAAAATATAAGATAGGCTACCGCACCTTTAAGACTGCTGTTGCAGTAAGCTTAGGGATTACTGTTGCCCAGCTGTGTAATCTGGATTTCTTCGTATCCTCTGCAATCATCACGATACTATGTGTACAAAACTCAAAAAGAAAATCGCTGCACAGCGCATTCGCAAGATTTGTGGCATGTATGATGGCGATTCCTTTTTCCTATGTGTTTTTTGAGCTGATAGGCTATAAGCCTTATGCGATAGGATTGCTGCTGTTGCTGTTTATCCCGGCGACTGTCATCTTGAAAGTAAATGAAGGGGTAGTGACTAGTACTGTCATCATTCTTCATATTTACTCGGCAGGACATATTAATATGGCCGTGATAGAAAATGAGTTTGCGCTTATTGTTATTGGAATAGGTGCAGCACTTCTAGTAAACAGCTATATGCCAAGCCTCGATAAGGAAATGAAGATTTATCAGCAGAAGATCGAAAAGGATTTTCAGGAAATGCTGCAAGGAATGGTTGAATTTTTACGCACGAATGAGCTAGCATTTGATTATAAGCAAAAGCTCACGCAAACAGCGAAGGAAGTACAAATAGCAAAATCGCTTGCATATAGAGACGTAGAAAACCATTTTACAAGAAAAGAAAACTATTATTACAAGTATTTTACAATTAGAGAAAAACAGCTTGAAATAATAGAAGGACTTTTCGCGAAGGTAACGACTGTGAGCAGTCTGTCCGAACAGCGTCATTCCATCGCTGACTTTCTGGAAGAATTGAGCCTTTGTGTCCATCCAGGCAATACAGCACAGCTTTTTTTAAGTAAACTTGAAAGGCTGGAGGAAGAAATAAGGACGCAGGATTTGCCGCAGGATTGGGATTTGTTTGCCGAACAAGCACAGCTTTATTATGTACTTAAGGAGCTTGAACAGTATTTGAAGGTGAAAAAGTCACTGAAGGTAGCGTATAATTGA
- a CDS encoding type IA DNA topoisomerase encodes MKLILAEKPSVSKNIADALKIKNKQDGYFEGNGYIITWAFGHLLQLNDAKDYDEKMATWKMDNFPFIPESFKYKVKSDPRNREKPDKGAQKQLRTIHQLMKRQDVTAIISACDYDREGQIIGDSIIYNLRTEKEVYRLLLNEWTPDEVLNGLEQIRANSEMRPLQDAGVSRQWADWLIGINLTSVTTLKYQKGKGKALNIGRVLLPTLKIIYDRDKEIRDFVPEDYFKLQGTFSSTEGKYTGIYTVGKEDKFKTKEELDQLQAQIAGKKGFVADKTVQKKKEYPPLLFNLSNLQGYITSKYKGWTADKVLKVAQGLYEKKYITYPRTASMALEESLIGKTAKVVSAISANLPYKDDIKFYASKRVFDNKKVESHSAIIPTYLIPKRLTNDEEQVYEAIKTRLLMQFMPVAEYEETRIVTNIKDASLPGAFHTKGKVQLVEGWKKAENIKSKDVLLPFVGIGEEVDVKKIETTTHTTQAPKEHTEKTLLRLMETCGKNIDTLSDTEEDVMSILSGFSIGTPATRADTIKKLKDIGYIEAKGKNLICTDLGKTLVETFPIKELFNLDFTGRLEKSLYDIEKGKYSKQAFLQLISEFTKNSVEKIKHEQDVTIQEVSYTKRKIENLGKCPVCGHQVIEGQKGFGCSNWKQGCKFVIWKNDKFLAALKKKPTKTMVKAILKNGSAEVKGLTSKKGNKFDAILKYVKNTDNEYFSWQMDFASKK; translated from the coding sequence ATGAAATTGATATTGGCTGAAAAACCATCTGTATCAAAAAATATTGCAGATGCATTGAAAATAAAAAACAAGCAAGACGGCTATTTTGAAGGAAATGGCTATATCATAACATGGGCATTCGGCCATTTGCTGCAGTTAAACGATGCAAAGGATTACGACGAAAAAATGGCGACATGGAAAATGGATAACTTTCCATTTATACCGGAAAGCTTTAAATATAAGGTGAAAAGTGATCCGCGCAATCGGGAAAAGCCTGATAAGGGGGCACAAAAACAGCTGCGAACCATTCATCAGCTCATGAAAAGACAGGACGTTACTGCGATAATATCTGCCTGTGACTATGATAGAGAAGGACAAATCATTGGTGACAGTATTATTTATAATTTACGGACAGAAAAGGAAGTATATCGCCTGCTCTTAAACGAATGGACACCAGATGAAGTATTAAACGGTCTTGAACAAATTCGGGCAAACAGTGAAATGCGCCCACTTCAGGATGCAGGTGTCAGCAGACAGTGGGCAGATTGGCTGATAGGGATTAACCTTACATCTGTTACGACATTAAAATACCAAAAGGGCAAAGGGAAAGCACTTAATATCGGCCGTGTATTGCTGCCAACTTTAAAGATAATTTATGATCGGGACAAGGAGATACGAGACTTTGTACCTGAGGATTATTTTAAGCTCCAAGGGACCTTCTCAAGCACGGAAGGTAAATATACGGGGATTTATACAGTTGGTAAAGAAGACAAGTTTAAAACGAAAGAAGAGCTTGACCAGCTGCAAGCACAAATTGCCGGCAAAAAAGGATTTGTAGCAGACAAAACTGTCCAGAAAAAGAAGGAATACCCGCCATTACTGTTTAATTTATCGAATCTGCAAGGCTATATTACGAGCAAATATAAAGGCTGGACGGCTGATAAAGTTTTAAAGGTTGCCCAAGGTCTGTATGAAAAAAAATACATTACGTATCCGAGAACGGCAAGTATGGCGCTTGAGGAGAGCTTAATTGGTAAAACCGCTAAGGTCGTTAGTGCTATATCTGCAAACTTGCCATATAAAGATGATATAAAATTTTATGCATCCAAAAGAGTTTTTGATAATAAAAAAGTAGAAAGCCATAGTGCCATTATTCCGACCTATCTTATTCCGAAAAGGCTGACGAACGATGAGGAGCAAGTGTATGAGGCAATTAAGACAAGACTGCTAATGCAGTTTATGCCTGTAGCGGAATATGAGGAAACAAGAATTGTTACAAACATCAAAGATGCAAGTCTGCCTGGTGCTTTTCATACAAAAGGAAAAGTGCAGCTTGTCGAAGGCTGGAAAAAAGCAGAAAACATTAAGTCAAAGGATGTACTTCTGCCGTTTGTAGGCATTGGGGAGGAAGTGGACGTCAAAAAAATCGAAACAACCACCCATACGACACAGGCCCCTAAGGAGCATACAGAAAAAACACTGTTACGTCTCATGGAAACTTGCGGCAAAAACATCGATACACTAAGTGATACAGAAGAGGACGTTATGTCCATATTGAGTGGCTTTAGCATCGGTACACCTGCTACCCGAGCAGACACAATTAAGAAGCTAAAGGATATCGGCTATATTGAAGCAAAAGGGAAAAACTTGATTTGTACTGATTTAGGAAAAACACTCGTTGAAACATTTCCAATTAAGGAATTGTTTAACTTGGATTTCACGGGCAGGCTAGAAAAATCTCTTTATGATATCGAAAAAGGTAAATATTCTAAACAAGCCTTTTTGCAGCTTATTAGCGAATTTACAAAGAACTCTGTTGAAAAAATTAAGCATGAGCAAGATGTGACCATCCAAGAGGTCTCCTATACAAAAAGGAAAATAGAGAATTTAGGCAAATGCCCAGTCTGTGGTCATCAAGTAATAGAGGGGCAAAAGGGATTTGGCTGCAGCAATTGGAAACAGGGCTGTAAATTTGTTATATGGAAAAATGATAAGTTTTTAGCAGCACTTAAGAAAAAACCAACCAAAACGATGGTAAAGGCTATCCTGAAAAACGGTTCTGCCGAGGTTAAGGGACTAACTAGCAAAAAAGGAAATAAATTTGATGCTATTTTAAAATATGTAAAAAATACTGATAATGAGTATTTTAGCTGGCAAATGGATTTCGCTAGCAAAAAATAG
- the mntR gene encoding transcriptional regulator MntR, translating into MPTPSMEDYIEQIYKLIEDKGYARVSDIAEALSVHPSSVTKMVQKLDKDEYLVYEKYRGLILTPKGKKIGQRLVFRHELLEDLLRIIGVKEENIYEDVEGIEHHLSWDAIDRVGDLVQYFQEDSKRIEELKDIQQKNEDLD; encoded by the coding sequence ATGCCAACACCCAGCATGGAAGACTATATTGAACAAATTTACAAACTGATTGAAGATAAAGGATATGCAAGAGTATCAGATATTGCAGAAGCCTTGTCTGTACACCCCTCCTCTGTTACAAAGATGGTTCAAAAGCTGGATAAAGATGAATATCTTGTATATGAAAAATATAGAGGGCTGATTTTGACCCCAAAAGGTAAAAAAATAGGACAAAGATTAGTTTTCCGTCATGAGTTACTTGAAGACCTTCTGCGGATAATCGGCGTGAAAGAGGAAAATATTTACGAAGATGTAGAAGGGATTGAACATCACCTAAGCTGGGATGCAATCGATCGTGTTGGTGATTTAGTCCAATATTTTCAGGAAGATTCAAAAAGAATCGAGGAGCTAAAAGATATCCAGCAAAAAAACGAAGATCTGGATTAA
- a CDS encoding DUF3892 domain-containing protein — METIVAVERNHAGEIISFKTSDDRIISYRKAVMEAADGSLSGVTLSETNLEEGASITIEDTFEEFPII, encoded by the coding sequence ATGGAAACAATCGTTGCTGTGGAAAGAAATCATGCAGGTGAAATAATAAGCTTCAAAACTTCTGATGATAGAATTATCTCCTACCGAAAAGCGGTGATGGAAGCAGCAGATGGCTCACTTAGCGGAGTTACGTTGTCAGAGACAAACTTAGAAGAAGGCGCTTCTATCACAATAGAGGATACGTTTGAGGAATTTCCAATCATTTAA
- a CDS encoding AIM24 family protein: MNRYTLQDFVNQTEQQDKGEGLFELETQRMLEVNLESKIWAKSGSMVSYMGNIKFTREGILEHGLGKMFKKALTGEGASLMKAEGEGKLYLADQGKKISILNLYDESIFVNGNDLLAFEPSVSWDIKLMKKVAGMLSGGLFNIHLSGRGMIAITSHYEPLTLRVTPSKPVFTDPNATVAWSGSLQPEFVTDVSLKTFFGRGSGESIQMKFSGEGFVVIQPFEEVYFSGDNNG, translated from the coding sequence ATGAACAGATATACCTTGCAGGACTTTGTTAACCAAACAGAACAGCAGGATAAAGGGGAAGGCCTGTTTGAATTGGAAACACAGCGCATGCTTGAAGTGAATTTAGAGAGCAAAATTTGGGCGAAATCTGGAAGCATGGTTTCTTATATGGGAAACATTAAGTTTACAAGAGAAGGTATTTTGGAGCATGGCCTAGGTAAAATGTTCAAAAAAGCACTGACAGGTGAAGGTGCCTCACTTATGAAGGCAGAGGGTGAGGGCAAGCTGTATCTCGCAGATCAAGGGAAAAAGATCTCCATCTTAAATTTGTATGATGAATCCATTTTTGTGAACGGCAATGATCTGCTGGCATTTGAGCCTTCTGTTTCATGGGATATAAAGCTGATGAAAAAGGTTGCTGGCATGCTCTCAGGGGGCCTTTTCAACATTCATTTGTCTGGTAGAGGAATGATTGCTATCACCTCTCATTATGAGCCGCTTACCTTGAGAGTGACGCCATCAAAGCCAGTTTTCACTGATCCAAATGCAACAGTAGCATGGTCAGGAAGCCTGCAGCCAGAGTTTGTAACAGATGTATCCTTGAAAACCTTCTTCGGAAGAGGCAGTGGTGAATCTATTCAAATGAAATTCAGCGGCGAAGGCTTTGTTGTTATTCAGCCATTTGAAGAGGTTTATTTTAGCGGGGATAACAACGGATAA
- the metA gene encoding homoserine O-acetyltransferase MetA: MPIKIPQLLPAREILEEENIFIMDETRAKAQDIRPLNILILNLMPEKEKTEVQVLRLLGNTSLQVNISLVRTASYHSKNTSPYHLEQFYTDFQAIKGNKYDGMIITGAPVELMGFEEVQYWQELTEIMEWTKTNVTSTLHICWGAQAALYHHFGIKKYELDQKCYGIYSHEVLKPSEKLLRGFDDSFVAPHSRHTNVTTREINEHPELQLLAASDEAGALIISGNNGKQIMITGHLEYDSSTLAEEFKRDKEKGLDIHLPLHYFPNNDPSRKPLNMWRSHAHLLFSNWLNYYVYQETPYEWK; this comes from the coding sequence ATGCCTATTAAAATTCCACAGCTGCTGCCAGCAAGGGAAATTCTCGAAGAAGAAAATATATTTATAATGGACGAAACAAGAGCAAAGGCTCAGGATATCCGACCATTAAATATATTAATTCTTAATTTAATGCCAGAAAAAGAGAAAACGGAAGTTCAAGTATTAAGACTTCTTGGAAACACGTCACTCCAAGTAAACATCTCTCTCGTTCGGACTGCATCCTATCACTCCAAAAATACAAGTCCGTATCACTTAGAGCAATTCTACACAGACTTCCAAGCCATTAAAGGAAATAAGTATGATGGCATGATTATTACAGGAGCTCCTGTTGAATTGATGGGCTTTGAAGAAGTCCAATACTGGCAAGAGCTGACCGAAATTATGGAGTGGACAAAAACAAATGTGACCTCCACCCTGCATATTTGTTGGGGGGCACAAGCTGCCTTGTATCATCACTTTGGAATAAAAAAATACGAGCTTGACCAAAAATGTTACGGAATTTATTCTCATGAGGTTCTTAAGCCATCTGAAAAATTACTTCGCGGTTTTGATGACAGCTTTGTAGCACCTCATTCAAGACATACAAATGTCACAACTCGAGAAATTAATGAGCATCCAGAGTTGCAGCTTCTAGCAGCATCAGATGAAGCTGGTGCCCTTATTATTAGTGGAAACAATGGAAAACAAATAATGATAACCGGACATTTGGAATATGATTCTTCCACACTTGCAGAGGAATTTAAACGCGATAAGGAAAAGGGACTTGATATCCATCTTCCTCTTCACTATTTTCCGAATAATGATCCGAGCAGAAAACCGCTAAATATGTGGCGTTCTCATGCACATCTACTGTTCTCAAACTGGTTGAACTATTATGTATACCAAGAAACCCCTTACGAATGGAAATGA